Proteins encoded by one window of Lepeophtheirus salmonis chromosome 3, UVic_Lsal_1.4, whole genome shotgun sequence:
- the LOC139904946 gene encoding uncharacterized protein, with translation MNFQRLIFLTLSTMTITMPLSTKEQDDNVQMKSQRFGSDERTTRTYGFSESPTTLTFFSTRKVRHRRSRGKYSMKEEIVRRVEAVHPCGLAKTAVKVTFPGMKSEVLVSFLGYKEPDLIHVNRCKGRCGNSPDIACVPIRRKMKKIRMHLRTHVIGSDKKKDKYRELILEEHEECSCTCLTLNPSHCLNPSLFSNETCSCQCDNSLYQRERLDCEARSQDMKWDPGSCSCRKKTDIQNLSRINPEQTVQTRPQGDARYNDVHDSTSFYHNNEIALDSRCAHCLDCMNKAGILSVYRNQGSPLFESWTLLGVCGTLIGILFSTTLYYWRKSKKLLKSLSGKKEEGIEDILCSTNLGNNTISQLPCSSTLLSEHEINYDHNGDGNTTSNINDIYFNNSSTHLQMNNNNTLNLNNGRCKGNSPSKHNNTSSTLVATVEDFRNGKGSSSECRRKNYSSQSKKERVRHT, from the coding sequence ATGAATTTTCAAAGACTCATATTTTTAACACTTAGTACAATGACAATCACCATGCCTTTGAGTACAAAGGAACAAGATGACAATGTCCAAATGAAGAGTCAGAGATTTGGAAGTGATGAAAGAACTACGAGAACATATGGCTTCTCTGAGAGTCCAACAACATTGACTTTCTTTTCTACACGAAAAGTGCGTCATCGGAGAAGTCgaggaaaatattcaatgaaggAAGAGATTGTCCGAAGGGTAGAGGCTGTTCATCCATGTGGTCTTGCCAAAACCGCTGTCAAAGTTACATTTCCTGGTATGAAATCCGAGGTTCTGGTTTCCTTCCTTGGATATAAAGAACCAGATTTGATTCATGTGAATAGGTGTAAAGGGCGGTGTGGAAACTCTCCAGATATTGCGTGTGTCCCCATTAgacgaaaaatgaaaaaaattcgaatGCATCTCCGAACACATGTCATTGGCTCtgataaaaagaaagataaatatcGGGAATTAATCCTTGAAGAACACGAGGAATGCAGCTGTACCTGTTTGACACTAAACCCTTCACATTGTCTAAATCCTTCTCTATTCTCGAATGAAACTTGTTCCTGCCAGTGTGACAACTCCCTTTATCAAAGAGAAAGGTTAGACTGTGAAGCTCGTTCACAGGATATGAAATGGGATCCTGGATCATGCTCCTGCCGTAAAAAAACTGACATTCAAAATTTGTCTAGAATTAATCCGGAACAAACCGTTCAGACTCGTCCTCAGGGAGATGCTCGCTATAACGACGTACACGACTCTACCTCATTCtatcataataatgaaattgcATTGGATTCTCGTTGTGCTCATTGTCTAGACTGCATGAATAAAGCTGGTATATTATCAGTGTATAGAAACCAGGGATCCCCCTTATTTGAATCATGGACTCTTCTTGGAGTATGTGGCACTCTCATTgggattttattttctacaactttgtATTATTGGAGGAAGAGCAAGAAATTATTAAAGTCCTTGAGTGGAAAGAAGGAAGAAGGCATAGAAGATATTTTGTGCTCTACTAATCTAGGAAACAATACCATATCACAACTACCATGCTCTTCCACACTCCTTTCTGAACATGAAATCAACTATGACCATAACGGAGACGGAAACACGACTTCCAATATTAACGATATTTACTTCAATAACTCTTCAACTCATCtacaaatgaataataacaatacaCTCAATCTAAACAATGGAAGATGTAAAGGAAATTCTCCTTCGAAACATAACAATACGTCATCCACTCTCGTTGCTACAGTGGAGGACTTTCGAAATGGGAAGGGATCATCATCAgaatgtagaagaaaaaattattcatctcaaaGTAAGAAAGAGAGAGTACGCCACACTTGA